A region of Clostridium acetobutylicum ATCC 824 DNA encodes the following proteins:
- a CDS encoding PdaC/SigV domain-containing protein, with amino-acid sequence MNKKILLTTLIGASIFIMAGCSNSQSNDQSKTPSKQSKVSTAKAPNTSTAKDPKQSENINSSSENNTKSTSKTTNSNTPNNKATSSTPAPTNKPSSMYSIAQNTYTIANIKINYPQISNLGDNNKQLAINNLIKDSVINGFNLTQAIKTKTLPNYNEPIENLTLNVNYTVELQNSNILSIRYLGSSNMKGSAHPNNELYTTNIDINNAKTMNLQGMFSINQTLINTFRKGAYIPYNSSIDSQTISKEISTYNDSYLQTAFEKSDNPIGQENPSSAFSYLTKDGLVISIGITHAAGDHAELKIPYSSIKSIVKTDNKALNGLF; translated from the coding sequence ATGAATAAAAAAATATTATTAACAACATTAATCGGTGCCAGTATTTTTATTATGGCAGGTTGCAGCAATAGCCAAAGCAATGATCAATCAAAAACACCTTCAAAACAATCAAAGGTAAGTACAGCTAAAGCTCCAAATACTAGTACAGCAAAAGATCCAAAGCAATCAGAAAACATAAATTCATCAAGTGAAAATAATACTAAAAGTACTAGCAAAACTACAAATAGCAATACTCCAAATAATAAAGCTACTTCAAGTACTCCAGCTCCAACAAATAAACCTAGTAGTATGTACAGCATAGCTCAAAATACCTATACAATTGCTAACATAAAAATTAATTATCCGCAGATATCTAATTTAGGCGATAATAACAAACAATTAGCAATAAATAATTTAATTAAAGATTCTGTGATAAACGGCTTTAATTTAACGCAAGCAATTAAAACTAAAACTCTACCAAATTATAATGAACCTATAGAAAACTTAACTTTAAACGTTAATTACACTGTAGAATTACAGAACTCAAATATATTAAGTATTAGATATTTAGGATCTTCTAATATGAAAGGCAGTGCTCATCCTAATAATGAATTGTATACTACAAACATAGATATAAATAATGCAAAAACAATGAACTTGCAAGGAATGTTTTCAATAAATCAAACACTTATAAATACTTTTAGAAAAGGAGCTTATATTCCTTATAACAGTTCTATTGATTCGCAAACCATATCTAAAGAGATAAGTACTTATAATGATAGCTATTTACAAACAGCATTTGAAAAATCAGATAATCCAATTGGTCAAGAAAATCCTTCAAGTGCCTTTAGTTATCTGACAAAGGATGGTCTTGTTATTAGTATCGGTATAACTCATGCTGCTGGGGATCATGCTGAGCTAAAAATACCTTATAGCAGTATAAAATCAATTGTAAAAACGGACAATAAAGCATTAAATGGCTTATTTTAA
- a CDS encoding ABC transporter permease, with product MIFFNGEALIGCFEGRNYKKYIRNIFLFSDMKYYYGKNKKVFLVSSWLIFVVMFFSALSFINYPSSIKYAYTYHPFHMAYGDIKDGLKPLDDNEVASIVHKNNNSITRSNTVKFLRNRVFTVFSVNDVNRTLKTNYRVKPNLFIYVHPYDINDGYKREDINIRIPSIDINSDDGVRKFKVQDTIIKPLFGQINCISNNIILVNEDDYNWIALNGTDYVFKGTLHLYNFASWRNSNPIVNEVRKRLLKGNNRSKEDAFYKISSKVEAYNTSLKSCNFLIFNLIYICVLLYFSVFIMIHYKLMMEYKDDQMRYFSLYKIGIDEIEIKRIVKQKILMTYFIPFIYAVIINIPFSYYVFNSHIHSGLENPIIITTSIAFFIIHLVMCKLYTNVYYKRIISELP from the coding sequence TTGATATTTTTTAATGGAGAAGCTTTAATTGGATGCTTTGAAGGCAGGAATTATAAGAAGTACATTAGAAATATTTTTTTATTTTCAGATATGAAATATTATTATGGTAAAAATAAAAAGGTGTTTTTGGTAAGTTCATGGTTGATTTTTGTAGTAATGTTTTTTTCAGCACTTAGTTTTATTAATTATCCTAGTTCCATTAAATATGCTTATACTTATCATCCATTTCATATGGCATATGGAGATATAAAGGATGGCCTTAAACCATTAGATGATAATGAAGTTGCATCAATTGTGCATAAGAATAATAATAGTATAACACGAAGCAATACTGTTAAATTTTTAAGGAATAGAGTTTTTACAGTTTTTTCTGTTAATGATGTAAATAGAACATTAAAAACCAATTATAGAGTCAAACCGAATTTATTTATATATGTTCATCCTTATGATATAAATGACGGATATAAGAGGGAGGACATTAATATAAGAATTCCTAGTATTGATATTAACTCTGATGATGGAGTAAGAAAGTTTAAGGTTCAAGATACAATTATTAAACCATTGTTTGGTCAAATAAATTGCATATCAAATAATATAATTTTAGTTAATGAAGATGATTACAACTGGATTGCATTAAATGGAACGGATTATGTGTTTAAGGGTACATTGCACTTATATAATTTTGCTAGCTGGAGAAACTCTAATCCTATAGTAAATGAAGTAAGGAAAAGATTACTAAAAGGGAATAATAGAAGTAAGGAAGATGCTTTTTATAAAATAAGTTCAAAAGTAGAGGCATATAACACGAGCTTAAAGAGTTGTAATTTTTTAATTTTTAACCTTATATACATATGTGTTCTTTTATATTTTTCTGTTTTTATAATGATTCATTATAAATTGATGATGGAATATAAAGATGATCAAATGAGATATTTCAGCCTTTATAAGATTGGAATAGATGAAATAGAGATAAAAAGAATAGTAAAACAAAAAATACTTATGACATATTTTATACCATTTATATATGCGGTTATAATCAATATTCCCTTTAGCTATTATGTTTTCAATTCACATATACATAGTGGTTTAGAAAATCCAATCATAATAACTACGTCAATTGCTTTTTTTATAATACATCTTGTTATGTGTAAATTATATACAAATGTATATTATAAAAGAATTATTTCAGAATTACCTTAA
- a CDS encoding bacteriohemerythrin: MFVWKDEFELGIDKIDNEHRKLFEIANKGYELLKNEFYVDKYDKIMDIIVELKEYAEFHFSEEEDYLASIGYKKLFTHKLEHDSFIKKVESFNIKEIDYDQDKYIQEMLDFVVTWIKEHILEKDREYID, encoded by the coding sequence ATGTTTGTATGGAAGGACGAATTTGAGTTAGGGATTGATAAAATTGACAATGAGCACAGAAAACTTTTTGAAATAGCTAATAAAGGATATGAGCTTTTAAAAAATGAGTTTTATGTGGACAAGTACGACAAAATAATGGATATAATAGTAGAATTAAAGGAGTATGCTGAATTCCATTTTTCAGAGGAAGAAGATTACCTTGCAAGTATAGGGTATAAGAAGTTGTTTACCCATAAGCTTGAACACGATTCATTTATAAAAAAGGTTGAAAGTTTTAATATTAAAGAAATTGACTATGATCAAGATAAATATATACAAGAAATGCTGGATTTTGTTGTTACTTGGATCAAAGAACATATATTAGAAAAGGATAGAGAATATATAGATTAA
- a CDS encoding FtsX-like permease family protein gives MTFSEIAYKMFKKDAKKYRLFILCNVAAIAVLYSFISIVLNKQFMNSSIVDPMISSNIYAPTFFIVMFAGMFIPYSQSVFMKARQKDYGILLSIGMTENEVRKSVIIENLVLHAVSLVAGLMFGTILSLFFLGFIHSIIGISNINVTVSVVSYEMVTVCELILFIISLIVNCYSMVKSTIYAKIKHTEKTESTGRYSIKFIFIGLVITIAGLILVAFFYENNDNIGLMGLLI, from the coding sequence ATGACCTTTAGTGAAATTGCATATAAAATGTTTAAAAAAGATGCTAAAAAATATAGACTATTTATATTATGCAATGTGGCAGCAATTGCTGTTTTATATAGTTTTATATCAATAGTTTTAAATAAGCAGTTCATGAATTCTTCCATAGTTGATCCGATGATATCAAGCAATATATATGCTCCAACTTTCTTCATAGTAATGTTTGCAGGTATGTTTATTCCATATTCCCAAAGTGTATTTATGAAGGCAAGGCAAAAGGATTATGGCATTTTGTTATCAATAGGTATGACAGAAAACGAGGTTAGAAAAAGCGTCATAATAGAAAATTTAGTACTGCATGCAGTTTCATTAGTAGCTGGTCTAATGTTTGGAACAATTTTATCATTATTTTTTTTAGGTTTTATACATAGTATAATAGGAATTTCTAATATTAATGTTACTGTTTCTGTAGTGTCATATGAAATGGTAACTGTATGTGAATTAATATTATTTATTATTTCTTTAATTGTTAACTGTTATAGTATGGTTAAAAGTACTATATACGCAAAGATAAAGCATACTGAAAAAACTGAAAGTACAGGACGTTATAGTATTAAATTTATTTTTATAGGGCTAGTTATAACAATTGCAGGACTTATTCTAGTTGCTTTTTTTTATGAAAATAATGACAATATTGGTCTAATGGGTTTATTAATTTGA